In Aphelocoma coerulescens isolate FSJ_1873_10779 chromosome 3, UR_Acoe_1.0, whole genome shotgun sequence, a single window of DNA contains:
- the SLC3A1 gene encoding amino acid transporter heavy chain SLC3A1 has translation MELSEKGGVENNGFVQNEAFEDKETDTNSEEEMPKTCSVDVDPVAVEETLLKPYAGMPKEVLLQFSSQACYRVTREILFWLIIAGSIALVCATIAIIALSPRCLDWWQASPIYQIYPRSFKDSNMDGNGDLKGIQEKLDHITYLNIKTVWITSFFKSPLKDLGYGAEDFYDIDPIFGSMRDFENLIAAIHDRGLKVIMDLIPNHTSDKHQWFQLSRNRTGKYTDYYIWQDCTQAAGSVIPPNNWVSVFGNSSWQFDEVRKQCYFHQFGKEQPDLNFRNLAVQQEIQDIIKFWLGKGVDGFSLGTVKFLLEATHLRDEPPVNKSQNGESITAYSQLYHDYTTTQVGLHDIIRGFRHTMNQFSREPGRYRFMGTDDDEKEDIEATLMYYGTTFIQEADFPFNFNLINVKNLSGNSIFEAVDLWMKNMPTGKWPNWAVGSPNAARISTRIGKEYVNVMNMLLLTLPGTPVTYYGEEIGMENIVAENATLPEKSPMQWDGEVNAGFTEGNSSWLPVNSDYQSVNVEVQSTSSNSTLSLYRALTSLRNNELPMNRGWMCHIWNDSDVFAYVREMDGLDRVFMMVLNFGQESTVDLKAIVPNLPSEAVIRLSTHFSNAGEVVNTKLIKTEMGEGLVLEYKTAKPVHTMEAFQGKCFVAEKACYSKAFDLLYVNC, from the exons ATGGAGCTGAGTGAGAAGGGAGGTGTGGAGAACAATGGATTTGTTCAAAATGAGGCTTTTGAGGACAAGGAGACAGACACCAATAGCGAAGAAGAAATGCCAAAAACGTGCAGTGTTGATGTGGACCCGGTGGCTGTGGAGGAGACACTATTGAAGCCTTATGCTGGGATGCCAAAGGAAGTCTTGCTGCAGTTCTCCAGCCAAGCCTGCTACAGAGTCACCAGGGAGATCCTCTTCTGGCTCATAATTGCTGGTTCCATTGCGCTTGTGTGTGCTACCATTGCGATCATCGCTCTCTCTCCAAGGTGCCTTGACTGGTGGCAGGCTAGTCCTATTTATCAGATCTATCCTCGTTCCTTCAAGGACAGCAAcatggatgggaatggggatctgAAAG gtATCCAAGAAAAATTGGACCATATTACATATTTGAATATAAAAACCGTCTGGATCACCTCTTTCTTTAAGTCCCCTTTAAAAGATCTTGGATATGGAGCTGAAGACTTCTATGACATTGATCCCATTTTTGGATCAATGAGAGATTTTGAGAATCTGATTGCAGCCATACATGACAGAG ggctAAAGGTGATAATGGATTTAATACCAAACCACACAAGTGACAAACACCAGTGGTTTCAGCTGAGCCGCAATCGGACTGGGAAGTACACAGACTACTACATCTGGCAGGACTGCACGCAGGCTGCTGGCTCAGTCATTCCTCCCAACAACTGG GTGAGTGTCTTTGGGAATTCCAGCTGGCAGTTTGACGAGGTGAGAAAACAATGCTATTTCCATCAATTTGGGAAGGAACAGCCTGACCTAAATTTTCGCAACCTTGCTGTCCAACAAGAAATCCAG GATATTATAAAATTCTGGCTCGGCAAAGGAGTTGATGGATTTAGTTTGGGCACTGTTAAATTTCTCTTAGAAGCAACACATCTCCGAGATGAGCCTCCAGTGAACAAGTCTCAGAATGGA GAGAGCATCACAGCCTATTCCCAGCTCTACCATGACTACACGACCACGCAAGTTGGTTTGCATGATATCATCCGTGGCTTCCGTCACACCATGAATCAGTTCAGCAGAGAGCCTGGCAGATACAG ATTTATGGGTACTGATGATGATGAAAAGGAAGACATTGAAGCAACACTGATGTATTATGGAACGACTTTTATCCAGGAAGCAGATTTTCCCTTCAATTTCAACCTAATTAACGTGAAAAATCTATCGGGCAACAGCATTTTTGAAGCTGTCGACTTGTGGATGAAAAACATGCCTACAGGAAAATGGCCAAACTGGGCA GTTGGAAGCCCTAATGCTGCACGGATTTCAACTCGGATTGGGAAGGAGTACGTCAATGTCATGAACATGCTGCTCTTAACCCTCCCTGGTACTCCTGTAACTTATTATGGTGAAGAAATAGGCATGGAGAACATTGTGGCAGAAAAT GCGACTCTCCCAGAGAAATCCCCCATGCAGTGGGATGGAGAAGTTAATGCTGGTTTTACTGAAGGCAACAGCAGCTGGTTACCTGTTAACTCCGACTACCAAAGTGTAAATGTGGAA GTCCAGAGCACCTCGTCCAACTCAACCCTGAGTCTGTACAGAGCGCTGACCTCGCTGCGGAACAATGAGCTCCCCATGAATCGAGGGTGGATGTGCCACATCTGGAATGACAGTGATGTGTTTGCCTATGTGAGGGAGATGGATGGGTTAGACAGAGTCTTCATGATGGTGCTCAACTTCGGCCAGGAGTCGACAGTAGACCTGAAGGCCATAGTTCCTAACCTTCCCTCTGAAGCTGTTATAAGACTCAGTACTCATTTCAGCAATGCTGGTGAAGTGGTCAATACCAAACtaattaaaactgaaatggGAGAAGGCCTGGTCCTTGAATATAAAACAGCAAAGCCTGTTCATACTATGGAAGCTTTTCAAGGGAAGTGTTTTGTGGCAGAAAAAGCTTGTTAT